The genomic window ACACCGCTGCCCAGTTCGAGGGCGTGTTCGCCCGGCTGTTCCCCGGCGGTGAGGGCCGGCTGGTGCTGACCGAGCCGGACTCCATGCTCACCACCGGCGTGGAGGTGGAGGCCCGGCCGCCGGGCAAGAAGGTCAAGCGCCTGTCGCTGCTCTCCGGCGGCGAGCGCTCACTGACGGCGGTGGCCCTGCTGGTCGCCATCTTCAAGGCCAGGCCGAGCCCGTTCTACGTGATGGACGAGGTCGAGGCGGCGCTGGACGAGACCAACCTGCGGCGGCTGATCGGGATCATGGAGGAGCTGCGGGACAGCTCCCAGCTGATCGTGATCACCCACCAGAAGCTCACCATGGAGTGTGCCGACGCGCTCTACGGCGTGACCATGAAGGGCGACGGCATCTCCCAGGTGATCAGCCAGCGGCTGCGCGAGAAGGACCGGGAGCGGCGGCGGCCCCCGGCGCTGCCGCACCAGCAGGACGCGGCCCTCGCCGGTGGAGCCGCCCCGCGACCGGCCGACTGAACGGCCGCCGCCGGACAGGCCCGATGCCGGGGCATCCGCCCGTGGGGCGGTGCGATCACGGATACTGGGTCGCGTTGTGACTCCTCCCTCTCACGGCGAGAGGGCTTCTCACTCGGCCGTCCGAACGCTTCGCGACGGCCGGGCCCCGAGCGGCACCGCACGGGTGCGTGACAGGGCGTAGCGGCGGTGTGACGAAAGGTCATCCGCGGGAGGATCACTCGATACCCCGGCCACGGCCGGAGTACCAGCGAAGGAGTTTGATGTGGAATACGTGATCCTTGCCGTGGTCATCGCCGTGATCGCCGTCGGCGCGGTCGCCGGCCTGGTCGTCAGCGGCAGGCGGCGCAAGGAACTGCCCCCCAAGGCCCCCACCGCGCCGCTGCCCGCCAAGCCGAAGGCGACCGAGCCGAAGCAGCCGGCCCCGGCCGAGCCGCAGGTCGGTGACGAGGCCGCCCCGCCGCGCGAGGCCCCGGTCACCACCGTCGAGGAGGTCGAGCTCCCCGCGCCGGTCGAGACCGTCGAGGTCGAGCCGGAGGAGGCCGTCGAGGCGCCCGCGATCGAGGTGCCCGAGCCCACCGCGGGCCGGCTGGTGCGGCTGCGCTCGCGGCTGTCGCGCTCGCAGAACTCGCTCGGCAAGGGCCTGCTGGCGCTGCTCTCCCGGGACCGGCTGGACGAGGACACCTGGGAGGAGATCGAGGACACCCTGCTCACCGCCGACGTCGGCGTGGCTCCCACCCAGGAGCTGGTGGAGCGGCTGCGCACCCGGGTCAAGGTGCTCGGCACCCGCACCCCGGCCGAGCTGCGCGCGCTGCTGCACGAGGAGCTGGTGGCGCTGATCGGCACCGAGGCCGACCGCTCGCTGAAGACCGCCAAGCACGAGGACGGCCGCCCCGCGGTGGTCCTGGTGGTCGGCGTCAACGGTGTCGGCAAGACCACCACCTCCGGCAAGCTCGGCCGGGTGCTGGTCGCGGACGGGCGCTCGGTGGTGCTCGGTGCGGCCGACACCTTCCGGGCCGCGGCCGCCGACCAGCTGCAGACCTGGGGCGAGCGGGTCGGTGCCCGCACCGTGCGCGGGCCCGAGGGCGGCGACCCGGCCTCGGTCGCGTTCGACGCGGTCAAGGAGGGCATCGCCGAGGGTGCCGACACCGTGCTGATCGACACCGCGGGCCGGCTGCACACCAAGACCGGCCTGATGGACGAGCTGGGCAAGGTCAAGCGGGTGGTGGAGAAGCACGGCGCGGTGGACGAGGTGCTGCTGGTGCTGGACGCCACCACCGGGCAGAACGGGCTGGTCCAGGCCCGGGTCTTCGCCGAGGTGGTGGACATCACCGGCATCGTGCTCACCAAGCTGGACGGCACCGCCAAGGGCGGCATCGTGGTCGCGGTCCAGCGCGAGCTGGGCGTGCCGGTCAAGCTGATCGGCCTGGGCGAGGGTGCCGACGACCTGGCGCCGTTCGAGCCGGCCGCGTTCGTGGACGCGCTGATCGGCGACTGACCCCCGTCGGGGCCGGTTCGCGGGGCGTCCTTCCCAGTGGGGGAGGGCGCCCCGTTCGCGTTCGGGAGCCGTGGAGCCGTGACCACTGGATCCGTGGATCAGGAGGCGAGCCAGGCCGGCTCTGCCGCCACCGCCCGCTCCCGCCCGCGGTGGCAGGCGTAGGCGAGGGTCCCCAGCAGCAGCCGGGCCTCGGGCGGCCGGGCGGCACTCTCCCGGCAGGGGTGGCGCAGCCAGCGCACCGGGCCGAGGCCGGTGAGCACGGTGGGCGGCGCGGCCAGGAAGGTGCCCTCGCCGTGGCAGACCAGGTCGAGCGCGGCGTCGTCCCAGCCCATCCGGTAGAGCAGGTCGGGCAGCTTGGCGGCGGTGCCGCGGGCGACGAAGAAGAGCAGCCGGCCGCTGGGGGAGGCGAGCACCGGGCCCACCTGGGTGCCCATCCGCTCCAGCCGGACCAGCGCGCGCAGCCCGGCCGGCTCCGGCACGTCCAGCACGTCGAAGGTGCGCCCGGCCGGCAGCAGCACGCTGGCCCCGGGCTCGCCGCTCCACAGCTCGCGCGCCTCGTGCGGCGCGGCGCCGGGCGGCAGCTCGCGGGCGGCGGCGCCGTGCGGGGGATGCAGCCCGGGCGCCGCGCAGTGCGGCCGGCCGCAGGCGCACGGGTGGGCCGGTCGCACCCGGGCCGCGGCTCCCGAGCGGGCCTGCGAGCCGCCGAGGGCGACCGTCCAGCCCCAGCGCCCGGCGTACTCGGCCGCGGCCTGGCACGCGGTGGCGCGGATGCGGCGGCGCGAGCCGAACCTCAGATCGCCGAACAGGTTGTCCATGCCTCCCCCAACAGAATTCGATTGCCGGCGGTTACGGGACTGTGACGCACAGTCAAATTCTCGCGTCCAGCGTGCGTTCTCGCGTGGCGGCGCGCGGCGAGCGGAGTGCGCCGTCGAGTGCAGGAGTCGATCCACCCGGTACCGGGCGGGATCCGGCTACCAGTGAAGCGCTGCTGACGGACCGTCGGCTCCCGTCGTGGGGGTGGCGAATGGTGGCGATTCCCGGCGAAGCATCCCCCGGGCCCGGCGCGGCAGGTTACGTTCAGCACACGGACCGGGGCGGTGGGTGCGTGGGCGGGATGACGGCAGGCCCCCGAGCGGGGCCCGGCGGGACTGGGGTGGACCCTCAATGGCAGAGAAGCAGCCAAACGAGAAACTGACGGCCTGGTTCGCGCGCAGCGGCTGGTCCAAGGGCGAGTTCGCCAGACAGGTCAACCGGCAGGCGCGCCAGCTCGGCGCGCACCACGTGAGCACCGACACCTCACGGGTACGCCGCTGGCTGGACGGCGAGCAGCCGCGTGAGCCGATTCCGAAGATCATGGCCGACCTCTTCTCCGAGCGCTTCGGCTCGGTGGTCTCGGTCGAGGACCTCGGGCTGCGCACCGTCGTGCCGGTCTCCACGGTGGCCGGCGGCGGGGTCGACCTGCCCTGGAGCGGCCCGCAGACGGTGCAGCTGATCAGCGAGTACTCGCGCAGCGACCTGATGCTCAACCGCCGCGGCTTCCTCGGGACTTCGCTGGCCCTGACGGCCGGCGCCGCGCTGATCGAGCCGATGCAGCGCTGGCTCACACCCGGCCCCGGCGGCTCGCCCACCCCGATCCTGGCGGCGGCCGGCGGCGGTGAGCCGTTCACCGGCCGGCTCTCCGAGCCGGAGCTGCAGCTGCTGGAACAGACCGCGGGAACCTTCCGCCAGTGGGACGCGCAGAACGGCGGCGGCCTGCGCCGCAAGGCGGTGGTCGGCCAGCTGCACGAGGTCACCGACCTGCTGCAGGAGACCTACGCGCCGCAGATCACCCAGCGCCTGTTCCGGCTCACCGCCGAACTCGCCCACCTGGCCGGCTGGATGTCCTACGACGTGGGCATGCACCCCAGCGCGCAGAAGTACTACGTGCTGGCCCTGCACGCGGCCAAGGAGGCCGGCGACCGCCCGTTCGGCGCGCAGATCCTGACCGACATGAGCCGCCAGATGATCCACCTCAACCGCGGCGAGGACGCGCTGGAGCTGATCCACCTGGCCCAGTACGGCAGCCGGGACTCCGCCACCCCGCGCCAGCAGGCGCTGCTCTACGCGATGGAGGCCCGCGCGTACTCCAACATCGGCGAGGTCAACCGCTGCGCCCGCGCGGTGCGGCTGGCGGAGGACACCTTCACCGACACCGGCGCGGTGGAGAACGACCCCGACTGGCTGCGGTTCTTCTCCAAGGCCGAGCTGTACGCGGAGAACGCGCACTCCTTCCGCGACCTCGCCTACCACTCCAGCCGCAGCCCGCGGTACGCCTCGATGGCCGAGCCGGTGATGGCCACCGCCGTCGACCTGTTCCGCGCCGACAAGGAGAACCACACCCGCTCCTACGCCTTCAACCTGGTCGGCATGGCCAGCGTGCACCTGCTGCGCGGCGAGCCGGAGCAGGCCACGGTGCTGGCCGAGGAGGCGGTGGAGATCGCGGGCAAGGTGCGCTCCGAGCGGCTCAACACCCGGGTCCGCAAGACCTCGGCGGCGGCCACCCGGGACTACCGCTCGGTTCCGGCCGTCCACCGGCTGGCCGACCTGGTGGTGGAGCAGATCCCGGAGTACGAGGCGGTCTAGGCCGTGTCTCACAATTCGCGTCGCGCGCCTGGCGGGAATTGTGAGACACGGCCTAGCCCCGCGGTAGTCCGTTCGGTGGACCCGGGGTGATCGAATGGCCACCCCGGGTGGTGTGCGGCGGTACGGTACCTCACGGCCTGTCATGGCACGGCCGTAGTTCACGTACCCGTAACCGGTGCGTCGACCGCTTCACGACGGCGAAACACCGAGCCGCACTGGCCGAAACCCGTCTTCGGCACTCTCCTGTCCATCGCCGACACCCCGGGTGGCACGGGACAGGATCCCGAGGGTGGCGCGGCGGACACCTGGAGGAGACGCCGATGCCGGACGGCTTCAGCGGGGGCGATACCGCCTTCGTGCTCATCAGTGCGGCCCTGGTCATGTTGATGACCCCGGGCCTGGCCTTCTTCTACGGAGGCATGGTCAGGGTCAAGAGCACCCTCAACATGCTGGTCATGAGCTTC from Kitasatospora sp. NBC_01250 includes these protein-coding regions:
- a CDS encoding bifunctional DNA primase/polymerase, with amino-acid sequence MDNLFGDLRFGSRRRIRATACQAAAEYAGRWGWTVALGGSQARSGAAARVRPAHPCACGRPHCAAPGLHPPHGAAARELPPGAAPHEARELWSGEPGASVLLPAGRTFDVLDVPEPAGLRALVRLERMGTQVGPVLASPSGRLLFFVARGTAAKLPDLLYRMGWDDAALDLVCHGEGTFLAAPPTVLTGLGPVRWLRHPCRESAARPPEARLLLGTLAYACHRGRERAVAAEPAWLAS
- the ftsY gene encoding signal recognition particle-docking protein FtsY, yielding MEYVILAVVIAVIAVGAVAGLVVSGRRRKELPPKAPTAPLPAKPKATEPKQPAPAEPQVGDEAAPPREAPVTTVEEVELPAPVETVEVEPEEAVEAPAIEVPEPTAGRLVRLRSRLSRSQNSLGKGLLALLSRDRLDEDTWEEIEDTLLTADVGVAPTQELVERLRTRVKVLGTRTPAELRALLHEELVALIGTEADRSLKTAKHEDGRPAVVLVVGVNGVGKTTTSGKLGRVLVADGRSVVLGAADTFRAAAADQLQTWGERVGARTVRGPEGGDPASVAFDAVKEGIAEGADTVLIDTAGRLHTKTGLMDELGKVKRVVEKHGAVDEVLLVLDATTGQNGLVQARVFAEVVDITGIVLTKLDGTAKGGIVVAVQRELGVPVKLIGLGEGADDLAPFEPAAFVDALIGD
- the nsdA gene encoding transcriptional repressor NsdA, which produces MAEKQPNEKLTAWFARSGWSKGEFARQVNRQARQLGAHHVSTDTSRVRRWLDGEQPREPIPKIMADLFSERFGSVVSVEDLGLRTVVPVSTVAGGGVDLPWSGPQTVQLISEYSRSDLMLNRRGFLGTSLALTAGAALIEPMQRWLTPGPGGSPTPILAAAGGGEPFTGRLSEPELQLLEQTAGTFRQWDAQNGGGLRRKAVVGQLHEVTDLLQETYAPQITQRLFRLTAELAHLAGWMSYDVGMHPSAQKYYVLALHAAKEAGDRPFGAQILTDMSRQMIHLNRGEDALELIHLAQYGSRDSATPRQQALLYAMEARAYSNIGEVNRCARAVRLAEDTFTDTGAVENDPDWLRFFSKAELYAENAHSFRDLAYHSSRSPRYASMAEPVMATAVDLFRADKENHTRSYAFNLVGMASVHLLRGEPEQATVLAEEAVEIAGKVRSERLNTRVRKTSAAATRDYRSVPAVHRLADLVVEQIPEYEAV